A window of Pusillimonas sp. T7-7 contains these coding sequences:
- the gspI gene encoding type II secretion system minor pseudopilin GspI: MSSASAQTGFTLIEVLVALAIVSIALAASMRALGVSASGSQSMQERSLALQAAENKLAELRLLRTFPAPGRKAEPCPQGPLALVCEQQFQTTANGNFRLATVRVRLNQGPVLAELNGLLSALP, translated from the coding sequence AGCGCACAAACAGGGTTTACATTGATCGAGGTCCTGGTTGCGTTGGCCATCGTCAGCATTGCGTTGGCCGCCAGCATGCGGGCCCTGGGCGTCAGCGCCAGTGGCTCGCAGTCCATGCAAGAACGCAGCCTTGCACTGCAAGCAGCTGAAAACAAACTCGCAGAGCTACGCCTGCTGCGCACCTTTCCCGCACCCGGCCGCAAGGCCGAACCCTGCCCGCAAGGGCCGTTGGCTCTGGTGTGCGAGCAGCAGTTTCAGACCACCGCCAATGGCAATTTTCGCCTGGCAACTGTGCGTGTTCGCCTGAATCAAGGTCCGGTACTCGCCGAGCTGAACGGCTTGCTGTCGGCGCTGCCATGA
- a CDS encoding prepilin-type N-terminal cleavage/methylation domain-containing protein, whose translation MKHAPMNQQGFTLIEVLIALALMALLSIISWQALDLVQRSSERLNANADDTLALVRVLGQLEKDINQHATAGILSQPAQTHATADNPVSPDSHASGLLPPGIHWSAPALTILRSAHDGAWQQVIWGQVGHTLQRAAGPASRTLPLPPAQANQEVLGQIKSFSVRAWIPGQGWTTPDTTISQLTATGLEITIVREHKQQLETYRKVVLLP comes from the coding sequence ATGAAACATGCACCAATGAATCAGCAAGGCTTTACCTTGATCGAGGTATTGATCGCACTGGCCCTGATGGCGCTGCTCAGTATCATCTCGTGGCAGGCGCTTGATCTGGTGCAGCGCTCCAGTGAGCGCCTGAATGCCAATGCCGATGACACGCTGGCACTGGTGCGAGTGCTGGGTCAGTTGGAAAAAGATATCAACCAGCACGCTACCGCCGGTATCTTGTCACAGCCCGCCCAAACGCATGCAACTGCGGACAACCCCGTCAGCCCTGATAGCCACGCCTCTGGCCTGCTGCCGCCAGGCATACACTGGAGCGCGCCGGCGCTTACCATATTGCGCTCAGCCCATGACGGCGCTTGGCAGCAAGTCATATGGGGCCAGGTCGGCCATACACTACAGCGCGCGGCAGGCCCTGCCTCACGCACATTACCCTTGCCCCCAGCGCAGGCAAACCAAGAGGTACTGGGGCAGATAAAGTCTTTTAGCGTACGTGCATGGATACCTGGCCAAGGCTGGACCACCCCCGACACGACAATCAGCCAGTTGACCGCAACAGGGCTGGAAATAACCATCGTGCGCGAGCATAAGCAACAGCTGGAAACCTACAGAAAAGTGGTGCTGCTGCCATGA
- the gspK gene encoding type II secretion system minor pseudopilin GspK, whose protein sequence is MNKHRYPMHRRTVAGLHGRQGGMAIIGALVVVAAASIATAAIIERQALLADTLAGERDRVQAKWLLRGGLDWSRVILFNDARRNSVTRKGAIWSQPIVGLEVSTPGQARKAYFSGQIEDEQGKFNIADLAENGMLRPQELAVLETLLAGLNLPISLAEAIARRVAEAQTGHDGAQAAPSLRTLGDLLHIDDMTPEIITILSAYVTILPEQTTINANTASAEVLSASVPGLQLAEARDLVDQRDRGQWFNSRADFFNRLGKPTIKPGNQIGVNSEWFKVTGQVTLGESVAGMQALLHRHGGQPPSISWTIN, encoded by the coding sequence ATGAATAAACATCGCTACCCCATGCACAGGCGCACGGTGGCCGGACTTCATGGCCGGCAAGGCGGCATGGCGATCATAGGGGCTTTGGTGGTGGTGGCCGCAGCCTCGATTGCAACGGCGGCCATCATCGAAAGACAGGCTCTGCTGGCCGACACCCTGGCCGGCGAGCGCGATCGTGTACAAGCCAAATGGCTGTTGCGAGGGGGCCTGGACTGGTCGCGCGTCATTTTGTTTAATGATGCGCGCCGCAATTCTGTGACCCGCAAGGGCGCAATCTGGTCCCAGCCCATTGTGGGGCTGGAAGTAAGCACCCCGGGTCAAGCACGCAAAGCTTATTTTTCAGGGCAAATCGAAGATGAGCAAGGCAAATTCAATATTGCAGACCTGGCTGAAAACGGCATGCTGCGGCCGCAAGAGCTGGCAGTGCTGGAAACCTTGCTGGCCGGGCTGAATCTGCCAATTTCACTGGCGGAAGCCATTGCACGGCGGGTGGCCGAAGCACAGACCGGACACGACGGGGCACAAGCCGCGCCGAGCCTGAGAACATTGGGTGACTTACTGCATATAGACGATATGACGCCTGAAATAATCACCATACTGAGCGCCTACGTGACCATCTTGCCGGAACAAACCACCATCAACGCCAATACAGCCAGTGCCGAAGTGCTCAGCGCAAGCGTACCTGGCCTGCAACTGGCCGAGGCACGCGATCTTGTCGACCAACGCGACCGCGGACAATGGTTCAACAGCCGTGCCGACTTCTTTAATCGCCTGGGCAAACCCACTATCAAGCCCGGCAATCAAATAGGGGTTAATAGCGAATGGTTCAAAGTGACCGGTCAGGTTACGCTGGGCGAGTCCGTCGCCGGCATGCAAGCCTTGCTGCATCGCCATGGCGGACAGCCCCCTTCTATAAGCTGGACCATCAACTGA
- the gspL gene encoding type II secretion system protein GspL, with protein sequence MKNTLRLVLPPLAQVAPDCMVAFALHDRHGRLLRSGLMPLIQLAQAMPTAQAQVILHPGDAIVTTIRLPPLPAKRLDAAVQASVEPMALSDLSKLCIAHGPRAADGSVCVAWADRPALLQAWRQLDELGLKVDGLVPFPLAIPQDDPQPDQALALPVNERWLTALPRWSLARPEWRPVSHSKRWRSPLLWLCAAVLLWLAGLQLYAAQLRDEANALRASTETAVRNAFPSISIILDPVKQARGQRDILRLEHGSASTNGFMPLAMGAAELLTFAEGHISSLQYEKGTLTLVLNESYTPPSNEVSLHQAAAAQSLVLEKDQKAAHTWHIRHTDTPLTAKAQP encoded by the coding sequence ATGAAGAACACTCTGCGCCTGGTCCTGCCCCCTCTTGCACAAGTCGCACCCGACTGCATGGTAGCGTTTGCGCTTCATGACCGCCACGGCCGGCTGCTGCGCTCTGGCCTGATGCCTTTGATCCAACTTGCGCAAGCCATGCCGACCGCACAGGCGCAGGTCATTTTGCATCCCGGCGACGCAATCGTCACCACCATCCGCCTTCCGCCCTTGCCTGCCAAACGCCTTGATGCTGCCGTGCAAGCCAGCGTTGAACCTATGGCGCTCAGCGATCTTTCGAAGCTGTGCATCGCTCACGGGCCCCGCGCCGCCGATGGCAGCGTCTGCGTGGCCTGGGCAGACCGTCCCGCCCTGCTGCAAGCCTGGCGACAGCTTGACGAGCTGGGTCTTAAAGTGGACGGCCTCGTGCCGTTTCCCCTGGCCATACCCCAGGATGATCCCCAACCCGATCAGGCGCTGGCCCTGCCTGTTAACGAGCGCTGGTTGACTGCGCTGCCGCGCTGGTCGCTGGCAAGGCCCGAATGGCGCCCGGTTTCGCACAGCAAACGCTGGCGCAGTCCCTTGTTATGGCTGTGCGCCGCTGTCTTGCTGTGGCTGGCCGGTCTGCAGCTGTATGCCGCCCAGCTGCGCGACGAAGCCAATGCGCTGCGGGCATCCACTGAAACCGCCGTACGCAACGCTTTTCCATCAATATCCATCATTCTTGACCCGGTCAAACAAGCGCGCGGCCAACGCGACATACTGCGTCTGGAGCATGGCTCGGCCAGCACCAATGGATTCATGCCCCTGGCAATGGGAGCTGCCGAACTGCTGACTTTTGCTGAAGGCCATATCTCTTCTTTGCAATATGAAAAAGGAACCCTGACGCTCGTGCTGAACGAAAGCTATACCCCGCCATCGAACGAGGTGTCCTTGCATCAGGCCGCCGCCGCTCAGTCTCTAGTGCTGGAAAAAGACCAGAAAGCCGCCCATACCTGGCACATTCGGCATACCGATACGCCGCTCACCGCCAAGGCCCAGCCATGA
- the gspM gene encoding type II secretion system protein GspM, producing the protein MSSHPPPSNSSPALIWRQQVNTLSQQIRSWWNARSRQERKLLRLCAVVIVLALLWVLGLQPALRSIERSRVQLPLLHADAAQVQAYILEAQALQRRHTGKIDAADLTQALYTSLQRAGLQEATTLSEVHTPDSISMQQWEVAVFNASAARVMAWLAELPYLLRLQISMVELERASVEGRDRPGHVSGHILVRKAVKDQP; encoded by the coding sequence ATGAGTTCGCATCCGCCTCCGTCAAACTCTTCGCCCGCCTTGATATGGCGTCAACAAGTTAATACGCTGTCCCAACAGATACGGTCCTGGTGGAATGCCCGCAGCCGGCAGGAACGCAAGCTGTTGCGGCTATGCGCCGTCGTTATCGTCCTTGCGCTGTTATGGGTGCTGGGGCTGCAACCTGCACTGAGGTCCATAGAGCGATCACGCGTGCAACTTCCTCTGTTGCACGCCGACGCAGCACAAGTACAAGCCTACATACTCGAGGCTCAGGCGCTACAGCGCCGTCACACAGGGAAGATCGACGCAGCCGACCTGACACAAGCCCTGTACACCAGCCTGCAGCGCGCAGGCCTGCAAGAGGCCACGACCTTGAGTGAAGTGCACACCCCCGACAGTATCTCGATGCAACAGTGGGAGGTCGCGGTGTTCAATGCCAGTGCCGCACGCGTTATGGCCTGGCTGGCGGAACTGCCCTATTTGCTTCGTTTGCAGATATCAATGGTCGAGCTCGAGCGTGCTAGTGTCGAAGGTCGCGACAGGCCAGGACACGTATCGGGGCATATTCTGGTTCGCAAAGCCGTAAAGGACCAGCCATGA
- the gspN gene encoding type II secretion system protein N, whose amino-acid sequence MTVALMLLACCAALLVLPARWVMTVLPGNWPLTVVNANGTIWSGSANFALGAREHQRTVTAPLHWKASWSQGPKLTLTHPWLLGPVVLRPAWLGLAISGQTMQLPAAALATLDARIAAIGPAGALSVKWPASIIGGATQPPGATLLEAQWLDAASTLTPIRPLGSYALALNQAASGLVDITLSTRQGPLILKGKGVLDGNKRLHFDGTAQADPAASSDVHAALRDVLAALGPQRNNQTLLRIR is encoded by the coding sequence ATGACTGTAGCGCTGATGCTGCTGGCCTGCTGCGCTGCGCTGCTTGTGCTGCCGGCCCGCTGGGTCATGACAGTGTTGCCCGGTAACTGGCCCCTGACCGTAGTGAATGCCAACGGCACGATCTGGTCAGGCAGCGCAAACTTTGCCTTGGGTGCACGCGAGCACCAACGCACTGTCACCGCGCCATTGCACTGGAAAGCGTCTTGGTCCCAAGGACCCAAACTGACGCTGACTCACCCCTGGCTGCTTGGCCCTGTGGTCCTTAGACCGGCCTGGCTCGGCCTGGCCATATCGGGTCAGACCATGCAATTGCCCGCCGCAGCATTGGCGACACTGGACGCCCGTATAGCGGCCATTGGTCCAGCCGGCGCCTTGTCGGTCAAATGGCCCGCGAGCATCATCGGAGGCGCTACGCAGCCGCCGGGAGCCACGTTGCTGGAAGCCCAGTGGCTCGACGCGGCATCGACATTGACACCAATTCGTCCGTTGGGCAGCTACGCTCTTGCGCTGAACCAGGCTGCTTCAGGTCTTGTGGACATCACCCTCAGTACCCGACAAGGACCATTGATTCTGAAAGGTAAAGGCGTACTGGATGGCAACAAACGATTGCACTTCGACGGCACAGCACAGGCAGACCCGGCCGCCAGCAGCGATGTCCATGCGGCACTGCGCGACGTGCTGGCCGCGCTGGGTCCCCAGCGGAACAATCAAACTCTACTGCGTATTCGTTAA
- the gspD gene encoding type II secretion system secretin GspD, with protein MKNFYKAEQRCYRIRPTLSTLALALALAGCATPDPGANANNNPSQLVVHTSTGNGWQQEGRRSTSTKPVPESRTRTRRLTPTAANPGTEGPTLTAEPTSDAPGNDIMLNFVEADLQGVVRALARFTGHNFVVDPRVKGQLTLVSEAPVDQDTAYAMLLSALRMQGFAVVDVDGVSRVVPEADAKLLGTPVAGPRQAGSAYGGELITRVFPLKFENATNLVPILRPMIAPNNTINAYAGNNTLVITDYADNLDRIAQVIAGIDTPQSINTDVVPIHYGVALDVAALATQLLGNNTNGAGMQATVVADPRSNSILLRAATPAQLGIARDLIERIDNPETQSGNLHVVYLRNAQATRLAEVLRGVLSGQDGNTPSNNDPFGALSGETGGALSGNNQGRLNTSTNATMGSGSNSNLMAGSTEGVGGALGGSRNSAQSLAFTAGGATIQADPSTNTLIISAPPPLYRSLREVIDQLDQRRAQVLVESLIVEVSTDKAAEFGIQWMAGGNDLSSGNTSFMGGANFNGSGINPSGITTIDALAQGLSLGVVKGTVDILGTEILNLGVLARALESKGDANVLSTPNLMTLDNEEASIIVGRTVPFVTGQYTTSADGASNPFQTVTREDVGLTLRIRPQISEGGTVKMAIYQEVSSIDGAASSAGAGLITRKRALETNVLVDDGQIIVLGGLLEDTISDSTSAVPVLGDIPVLGNLFRYDKRSRTKTNLMVFLRPHIVRNARDGASVTLDRYNYMRGAQAGLPMRSTWFSPDATMQKLPEILRDPGTGLLDLRDPSPPGAL; from the coding sequence ATGAAAAATTTCTATAAAGCTGAGCAACGCTGCTATCGCATCCGCCCCACGCTCTCCACGCTGGCGCTGGCCCTGGCCCTGGCTGGCTGCGCTACCCCCGATCCCGGCGCCAATGCCAACAACAATCCGTCTCAGTTGGTGGTGCATACGTCCACAGGCAACGGCTGGCAACAGGAAGGACGGCGCAGCACAAGCACCAAGCCTGTACCAGAGTCCAGAACCCGCACGCGCCGTTTAACGCCAACTGCGGCAAATCCCGGCACAGAAGGCCCAACGCTTACCGCAGAGCCCACATCCGATGCGCCCGGCAACGACATCATGCTTAACTTCGTGGAGGCCGATCTGCAAGGTGTCGTGCGTGCGCTGGCTCGCTTTACCGGGCACAATTTTGTGGTGGATCCTCGCGTCAAAGGCCAGTTAACCCTTGTATCGGAAGCCCCCGTCGACCAGGACACGGCCTATGCCATGCTGCTCAGCGCGCTACGCATGCAAGGCTTTGCCGTGGTGGACGTAGACGGCGTAAGCCGGGTCGTTCCTGAAGCCGATGCAAAACTGCTGGGCACTCCGGTGGCAGGTCCGCGGCAAGCCGGCAGCGCCTATGGCGGCGAACTCATTACGCGCGTGTTTCCGCTCAAGTTTGAAAATGCGACCAATCTGGTACCCATACTGCGGCCCATGATCGCACCCAACAACACCATTAATGCCTACGCCGGCAACAATACACTGGTCATTACCGACTATGCCGACAACCTTGATCGCATCGCCCAGGTCATTGCCGGCATTGATACCCCCCAATCCATCAACACCGATGTGGTACCCATCCATTATGGCGTTGCGCTTGATGTTGCCGCCCTGGCCACACAACTGCTGGGCAACAACACAAACGGCGCCGGCATGCAGGCCACCGTGGTTGCAGATCCGCGCAGCAATTCCATTCTGCTGCGCGCTGCCACGCCCGCTCAACTGGGCATCGCGCGCGACCTGATCGAGCGCATAGACAATCCGGAAACCCAAAGCGGAAACTTGCACGTGGTGTACTTGCGCAACGCCCAGGCTACCCGTCTGGCGGAAGTTCTACGTGGTGTGCTGAGTGGCCAGGATGGCAACACGCCGTCGAATAACGATCCATTTGGCGCATTGTCCGGTGAAACAGGCGGCGCGCTGTCGGGCAACAACCAGGGCCGACTCAATACCAGCACAAACGCCACGATGGGTTCCGGCTCGAACAGCAACCTGATGGCTGGCTCGACCGAGGGCGTGGGCGGCGCCCTGGGTGGTTCGCGCAACTCCGCGCAGTCCCTTGCTTTTACTGCAGGCGGAGCCACCATACAGGCCGATCCATCCACCAACACACTTATTATTTCTGCGCCGCCACCGCTATACCGCAGCCTGCGTGAAGTCATAGATCAGCTGGACCAGCGCCGCGCACAAGTACTGGTTGAAAGTCTGATCGTTGAAGTCAGCACCGACAAAGCCGCCGAATTCGGCATTCAATGGATGGCCGGCGGCAACGATCTATCGAGCGGGAACACATCTTTCATGGGTGGCGCCAACTTTAACGGCAGCGGCATCAACCCAAGCGGGATCACCACCATCGACGCTCTGGCCCAAGGCCTGAGTCTGGGTGTGGTGAAGGGTACTGTCGACATTCTGGGTACCGAAATTCTGAATCTGGGTGTATTGGCCCGCGCCCTGGAATCCAAGGGTGATGCCAACGTACTATCCACCCCCAACCTGATGACCCTGGACAACGAAGAAGCCAGCATCATCGTGGGGCGCACAGTGCCTTTCGTGACTGGGCAATACACCACCTCGGCCGATGGTGCGAGCAACCCCTTCCAGACCGTCACGCGTGAAGATGTGGGTCTGACGCTGCGCATACGGCCGCAAATTTCCGAAGGCGGCACGGTCAAGATGGCGATTTACCAGGAAGTCAGCAGCATAGACGGGGCCGCCTCCAGTGCGGGCGCCGGGCTGATCACACGCAAGCGCGCGCTGGAAACCAACGTGCTGGTCGACGATGGGCAAATCATTGTGCTGGGCGGCTTGCTTGAGGACACCATCAGCGACAGCACGAGCGCAGTGCCGGTGCTGGGCGATATTCCAGTACTGGGCAATCTGTTTCGCTACGACAAGCGCAGCCGGACCAAGACCAATTTAATGGTGTTCCTGCGCCCTCATATTGTCCGCAATGCACGGGATGGCGCCAGCGTGACGCTGGACCGCTACAACTATATGCGTGGGGCCCAGGCAGGACTGCCGATGCGATCCACCTGGTTCTCGCCGGACGCCACCATGCAGAAGCTGCCCGAAATCCTGCGCGATCCAGGCACTGGCCTGCTGGATCTGCGCGATCCTTCGCCTCCGGGAGCGCTATGA
- the gspE gene encoding type II secretion system ATPase GspE, translating to MTTRLPYAWARTHRALIQTGSAGTVLTTTARTPAWALAEIRRRHGELTRREVGESELDTLLAASYAQTGDAAAVVDAASNEIDLDRLMQEIPEVEDLLEAHDDAPVIRMINALFTQAVRDGASDIHLEVFEAHSVVRYRVDGTLRDIVNPRRALHNALVSRIKIMASLDIAEKRLPQDGRIALRVGGRPIDVRVSTLPTGHGERAVLRLLDKEAGRLELERLGMAPEVLARLDGLIRQPHGIVLVTGPTGSGKSTTLYAALGRLDATTTNILTVEDPIEYDLPGIGQTQVNARIDLNFATALRAILRQDPDVIMIGEIRDLETAQIAVQASLTGHLVLATLHTNDAVSAVTRLTDMGVEPFLLASTLQGVLAQRLIRKLCPHCKSSDPDGTAAWTPGGCTACSHTGYTGRTGVHELFVLDDNTRSLIHADAGEQALRHAAQQSGMRSLRQDGTRWVKLGITTDEEMARVTRDA from the coding sequence ATGACCACACGGCTACCCTATGCCTGGGCGCGCACTCATCGGGCACTGATCCAGACGGGGTCTGCCGGCACGGTGTTGACCACGACTGCCCGCACGCCGGCCTGGGCGTTGGCTGAAATCCGGCGGCGCCACGGCGAACTCACTCGACGGGAAGTCGGCGAGTCCGAACTGGACACGCTGCTGGCGGCCTCTTATGCGCAAACGGGGGATGCGGCTGCGGTAGTGGATGCAGCCAGCAACGAAATCGACCTTGATCGCCTGATGCAGGAAATTCCTGAAGTGGAAGACTTGCTGGAAGCCCACGACGACGCGCCGGTCATCCGCATGATCAACGCCCTGTTCACCCAGGCCGTACGCGACGGCGCCAGCGACATACACCTGGAAGTCTTTGAGGCCCATTCTGTGGTGCGCTACCGGGTTGACGGCACCTTGCGTGACATCGTCAACCCCAGGCGCGCGCTGCATAATGCGTTGGTGTCCCGCATCAAGATCATGGCAAGCCTGGACATTGCCGAAAAACGTTTGCCGCAAGATGGGCGCATTGCCTTGCGCGTAGGCGGACGCCCCATTGATGTACGCGTGTCAACACTGCCCACCGGCCATGGCGAGCGCGCCGTGCTACGCCTGCTGGACAAAGAAGCAGGACGGCTGGAACTGGAGCGCCTGGGCATGGCGCCTGAAGTACTGGCCAGACTCGACGGGCTCATACGCCAGCCCCATGGCATTGTATTGGTGACCGGCCCCACAGGCAGCGGTAAAAGCACGACCTTGTATGCTGCGCTGGGTCGGCTGGACGCCACCACCACCAATATTCTGACGGTGGAAGACCCTATCGAATATGACCTGCCCGGCATAGGCCAGACCCAGGTCAACGCCCGCATTGACCTGAACTTCGCAACGGCCTTGCGAGCCATTTTGCGTCAGGATCCCGATGTGATCATGATAGGCGAGATCCGTGACCTGGAAACCGCCCAGATCGCCGTTCAAGCATCATTGACCGGTCACCTGGTGCTGGCAACCTTGCATACCAATGATGCCGTATCGGCGGTAACCCGGCTGACTGATATGGGCGTTGAGCCTTTTCTGCTGGCCTCTACTCTGCAAGGCGTACTGGCACAGCGCTTGATCAGAAAGCTGTGCCCGCATTGCAAATCCAGTGACCCTGACGGCACTGCCGCCTGGACGCCGGGAGGATGCACAGCCTGCAGCCATACCGGATACACAGGCCGCACCGGCGTACATGAACTATTCGTGCTGGACGACAACACACGCAGCCTGATACATGCCGATGCGGGTGAGCAGGCGCTGCGCCACGCCGCACAGCAATCAGGCATGCGCAGCCTGCGTCAGGACGGCACGCGCTGGGTGAAGCTGGGCATCACCACCGATGAAGAAATGGCCCGTGTAACACGCGACGCCTGA
- the gspF gene encoding type II secretion system inner membrane protein GspF has product MPTYQYEASNAAGRMERGLVDADTERNARQILRTRGLLPLSLKDTGGRSKSGPLFIGRRISDTDLGWLTRQLASLLAAGLTLETALSATLDQAERQHVAHALAAVRADIRAGHRLGEALAARPRDFPPIYRALIDAGEQSGDLSQVMEKLADYIESRGALRNKILTAFIYPIIVSVVSIGIIIFLLSYVVPQVVGAFNHTQQTLPLLTRIMLAASGFVQDWGAIAALILALMFGLWRWHLRHPAARLAWHTRILGMPLFGRYALGVNTARYAATLGILTSSGVPLLAALEASRRTLSNDRLRVAVDEATRHVREGSPLAPSLAAQKVFPSLLIHLIGSGERTGEMPAMLERAAKTLANELERRAMTMTALLEPLMILFMGGIVLLIVLAVMMPIIEINQMIQ; this is encoded by the coding sequence ATGCCTACCTATCAATATGAAGCCTCGAACGCCGCCGGTCGTATGGAGCGCGGGCTGGTCGACGCCGACACCGAGCGCAATGCCCGGCAAATACTGCGCACGCGCGGTTTGCTGCCACTGTCGCTGAAAGATACTGGCGGCCGCAGTAAAAGCGGCCCGCTGTTCATCGGCAGGCGCATCAGCGATACTGACCTGGGATGGTTGACCCGCCAACTGGCCAGTTTGCTGGCTGCAGGTCTGACGCTGGAAACAGCGTTGAGTGCGACGCTGGATCAGGCCGAACGCCAGCATGTGGCACACGCCCTGGCTGCAGTCCGGGCCGATATTCGCGCCGGCCACCGGCTGGGTGAGGCACTGGCGGCACGCCCGCGTGACTTCCCCCCTATTTATCGCGCGCTGATCGACGCCGGTGAACAATCGGGCGACTTGTCGCAGGTGATGGAAAAACTGGCCGACTACATCGAATCACGCGGCGCCCTGCGCAACAAGATTCTGACGGCGTTCATCTACCCCATCATCGTATCGGTCGTTTCTATAGGCATAATAATTTTTCTGCTGAGCTACGTGGTGCCTCAAGTGGTGGGCGCCTTTAACCATACTCAGCAAACCCTTCCCTTGCTTACCCGCATCATGCTGGCCGCCAGTGGCTTCGTGCAGGACTGGGGCGCCATCGCCGCCTTGATCCTGGCCTTGATGTTCGGGTTGTGGCGCTGGCATCTGCGTCACCCGGCCGCCCGCCTTGCATGGCACACAAGAATATTGGGCATGCCTTTATTCGGCCGTTATGCGCTGGGAGTCAATACTGCACGCTATGCGGCTACGCTGGGCATTCTGACCAGCAGCGGCGTTCCCCTGTTGGCCGCACTCGAGGCCTCGCGCCGCACCTTGAGCAACGACAGGCTGCGCGTGGCCGTCGACGAAGCCACGCGTCATGTACGGGAAGGCAGCCCGCTGGCGCCGTCGCTGGCGGCGCAAAAGGTTTTCCCTTCGCTGTTGATACACCTGATCGGCAGCGGCGAGCGCACAGGCGAAATGCCTGCCATGCTGGAGCGGGCCGCAAAAACGCTGGCCAATGAGCTGGAACGCCGGGCCATGACCATGACCGCCCTGCTTGAACCGTTGATGATTCTGTTCATGGGTGGAATTGTGCTGCTGATTGTGCTGGCCGTGATGATGCCCATTATTGAAATCAATCAGATGATTCAGTAA